The Coccinella septempunctata chromosome 6, icCocSept1.1, whole genome shotgun sequence genome segment ACTattcatttttgtattttttaataGTTTTCAAACCAAAATTCTggtgaaatttcgaatttcgaGCTTTaccaaaaataagaaaaaataattattataatataattatatttgtataaaacgagaaaaaatccAAAAGTGCTTATTTATGCACATGCATTTGCGTGCGTAAACTTACAGTTTTTCGCACGCCGCCGAGCGGAAAGTTACAAATTCTCAAAAATCACAGATATagagaaaattaatatttataaaAGTAGATGTTATATACAATGTCATTCAATTGTCATTTCGATATTACTGTTCAGCttgaaataaaaagaaagaCTATTATTTTTAAATACTTACCTTGTGTACGTAATTGATTTATATTATTCTGCGCCTGTCGACATAGACACATGTTGTCAGGTTGTTCCTCCATTCTGCCAATATCTTTTTTCCCCATCAAATCAGAAAAGGTTTAAACGCTCGTAGGAAAAATTAAGTTTCTAACACGTGCGTAAAGTGCCTCTTCCGAACTCAAAAACTCATGGGAACGCCGCTTCACATCGTTCGTCAAACCTTTTTCTGTGCAGAAAAGTGACTTTTGCGCACTTGAgatcaaattttcaataaatgttatgaatttttaCTATTTATGACATAAGCATAAGAATATCATGTAATACTGAACAAAATTCACTGAATTATACTATGACTATTCTAAAAACATTTTGTGGACAATAATTATACATTTATAGCATTCAaatcataatgaaatgaacatattttattaaaatatactttacaatttattttattacaatAGACACACAGacaaccaataactcaaaatgaaaacgctgaaaccCGTCAATTGATTTTCAATTACCTTTATTTTCAGACAATAAAATGGAGTGTTTTTCTTCAACACCTTAGCGGTAACCCCAACCAACTTTATCGAATGGAAACAGGTTCACGGAAGATGGAGTCCCTCCATAATCTTCGTTTTCTTTATTTTGTGCATGTTTATCCGAAAAAACACAAAAGTctcttgaaaaaaatgaaattaatagtttttcaacctataacttgaaattaaGAAGCTGAAACGCCACAACTGAGTtccgaaacttttttttttgaaataagatatttttcTCCACAACCCAtacaacttccgtttttcaaatggaaacatacaCCAAGTGTTGGTTGGCTCTTTGGAAAGCTCACGGAAATCAGAATCCTATCATaatctttgtttttctttttaattttgagGTTGTCATAAGAAACAcaaaattctcttgaaaaaaaaatgaataaaaacaagaatattTGTGGAACTCCATTTTCCTTGAGATTTCCAACGGTCCCACACATGGTacatgtttccatttgaaaaacagaagttgGATGTGGTTACACCTCAGGggttggagaaaaatattcaactttATTGCCAAAAAATAATTGCCCTTTTCATTCCGATACTTCAACTGTTGAATATGTTTGTAATGAATCTAAATTTCCCTTTATGcggtaaattgaaaaattcctgtATCAGCGGTTTCACAAAGTATCTGTCAACTGGAAAAAATTAACCATAATAACATCAAGTAATAAAATGTCGATATACCGCACAAGGCATTCGCCATTAAAGCTATATTGCTTTATAATTCACCGATGTTCATTACCCACCTGCTTGAATTATCTCTTAAGataaatttcaaaatcccgGAGTTCAGAAATTAAAAGCAGTTTCGATATATTCACATTCCGGCATTCTGCAAATGCAAATAATTTCGAGATAAAGGAAAATTCCAAAAACCCCCTTTGTTCTTCAATCCATAAACATATATATGTATGATGCAGTAGACCCGAACAAGTCTAGAATATCAAGAAGGCACTAACAGGCTGAATATCTACTTCCGGTAAGCAGGAATACTGCAGCAAAGAACGTGGAGTGTTTGGAGATAAGCAAAATTGGCATAATAATCAAGACATGAGAATGGAAGTAATGAATCACGTTTAACGTctagattctttcttgaatacCATTACGAACGTAAACGTAAAGTAAAAGATTCGTTTGATCCAACAATACACTCGCAAAATTTTGTTCGTCACATTTTGTTCTACATGTAGTAAGGATAGATTTCTACAATCTAGCTATAGGAAAAATATTACCAGTTGAAGGATATATTAAAGCTTTTTCCCCAATGAAAGAAATAGGCTTAACTCACTGCAATATATTGTTAGGTATATCattttcaatatcttctatgtttaaaaaaaatttcacactttTTTGGATAAAAATATTTCCTAGAAAATTGATGGTGGACTCATAAGAAAATACCGATCTAATTGAATTGCAATAAAAGATAGTTGTATAGTACCGATCCgaagaattttttggaaattgtcaatataaagtaaaaaaaaaatctagaaAAACTCAACTAGCCAGATGACGGTCTATTTTCGCACCAACCttcaaataaaacattttttccttcGTGAAGACAAGCAGCGAAGAGGGAGTTCAGTACTTAGATGGGTGATTGCTCAATGTTTTCCCCTGTTTTGCTATAATGTTTGATGATACAATGGTAGGATTTCTGCATTAGAGAACCCCTCCGTCAATCCTTCCAAAAATAACTTTTACTATACCTCCTCATATCTCTTGTTTCCTCCTCATTCTCAACCATTCAAAAATCATATACTGATAGCAAAGCTTCACATTTCTTCAGCACTTGTTATTTATGCTACTCATACACCATTAATATCATCGTGGTTGTCCAAGCGTACAACACCGTTGTGTGCTAAATTGCATGCTTGTCTACCTCTTAATTACATCataaatttggttttgaatTTTTAGCATAGAATAACTCCCAATTAGTTCGAAGATTACGTGATCTTGAAAAGTTCTTCAACATTTGTTGTAACTTGGAGTTTCATTCACTTTTCAACTTAGTAAGTTCTTACTTGCTCGTTCATGTTCCatgaatattgttgaaaaaattctaaCAAAAATGTTAGCCTAGGCTAACatcaattcaaatcaaattgcATGTGATTTGATTTAGTGACAGAAATATTACGAGCAGTTTGGAATTTTTTTGTAATCGTGCAAAATTTTCTTCGGTCCCTTACATTCCCAATACATTTTGATTCCTGTCCTGGTAGAATTTACAAGAAGCATCTGTCTCTTTTCTATAGGATCGATGGCCGCTTATAAAAAATGTAAATTAACAATATACATGTTGCAGATGTCTTGCCCAATGCCTGCACCACCTGCATTGAAAGATTTACCAAAAGTAGCCGGTGATCTCAAGAGCGAATTGGAAGCTTTCAAGGCAACGAATTTGAAGAATGCAGACACCCAAGAGAAAATTGTATTACCGTCAGCAGAAGGTAAGAAAAGATGATTAGCTCGCGTAACGTTTATATTTCAACTTTTACAGGATATTGTTTTATTTAATAATGATGGGGTAAAAAACcacaaatatatttttcagatcGAAATAAATAGATTCGATATAATCGAGTTTCAATTTGGGTCTTGCTCATTAATAAAGTTAGAATTTTTaaatcattttatttatttagtgCTCGATAGTTCGAAGATTTTGGTAGGAGGGGGAAGTGGATTGTGAAACCATCATGTTGAGTGCTGTAGAAGTATAGAAATGATAGGAGGACTAGACGATGAATGTATCACTCAACAGATATTGCTATTTTATTTCCTCTTCGATAAATAAATCATCACTTATTATGcgataatattattttttgcaAATGAATCAAAACTGTGTGTCTTGCTTTCAAATAACAAAAATCCTTTATTCAATAGTCTCATACATAAACATTTTAATGTCAGATGACAGGTCCATATGATTCAAAACAGTAGTTATCTTGCTTCAATTTGATGAATGCAGATTATAGATATCAGGGCCAGTGGAAAAaaggttctgataggaatttacGATGGTATGAATCATTTGTTAGTCTTTTCAAGAGAAAGATTTGTTTATTCTATTGCAGTTTTTAAGATGGGTTTCGTCGAAATCTTTTACGAATGTTCACCATCGGAGTAGAACATTTATGCATTCGTAGGCCGATAGGCGTATGAAAGTTAAAAAACACAGCTGTTCCCCAATGAATGGATTTTATGGATCATATTCCTCATTACTTTTACGTTTTTCATTCCTTGAAACTTCATCAACTTTGAGAAATCAGTGTATCACAATCAGTTATTTCATAAAAGGCGAATCTTTAAAGGGGATAAGTTGCAAAAAATCGGCTGACTCTGCTTAGAAATTTATGAGTATTGGTTTTGAGCGGACTTTTATTACCCCCTTTCAACAAAGATTTTAATATTTAATTCACACTCTTTCTTCCATCAACTACAATCACACTATGAACTTATTGACCAATGTGGTCGCACAGAAAATTTCTACGCTTTCTCAATTAGCCGtttatattctgaatgctcCTGAGAAAATTTTAATCCGCACTGAAGAAAAGTGAAAAACTGGAAAAGACATTAGACACCTACATAATGTTATCACCAATTATCTGTTGTGATTATGATAATGGAATTAAATTTTGGTCAAACAGTTTCtttaaataattataaaaatacaATACAAAAAACTCCTTCTTAAGAGTAACGATTTCATCATCAAAAGTTTTTAATTGATTgtttatttaattattattagaAAATACAGGAAAAAAACCTAGTTTTATCATCCTTGAAAAAGGAAAGAATTAAGACAAAATCAAATGAATTACTTCCCGGCGGAGCACtactattcaaaatattcatggaGTAGCTTTGAACATTAGCGGGGAATTGTTTAGGTGCAACCCCAACaacgaaaaaaatttggtgtaccTTGTATGAGTAATATATAGGGTGTAGCTAGCGAAAAGatttaaggggtgattccttgtcaaaaaatacttAGTGAGGGTCTTTCATATACATTTTTTTGAGCAGATCCTGCTCAGATACGACCTACTAAAGATTTCacctgaaaatcaatttttaattttttcttaacAGAAAACTACAAATGAAATTGAACAGACATTCTTtgggcaataaaaaaaatgttagtgGTTCCTCTTTCAGCATGATATCCGCTTACTAGATGAATTTAAGTTCCAAGATAATTCCAGCCTATACCCCTTACTTTTAGAAAGCAATTATAAGAGACCATATTCGTTCAGTATCAATCAAGCCAtctaaaattaattttcaaataGTATAATATAAATAAGTAAAATGGTTTCTTGCGAAACAAATTCATTCTGgaaggattctgcattttctgaaacttattagagttttcactcccaatttctggaataaaatcaattaaaaaattgaaataaacgatttgctcctaaCAACTCAGTGCAAGAAATTttcgcaggagcaaatcgtttattttaattttttaattgattttgtttcagagattgggagtgaaaaccctaaaaagtttcagagaAATTTAGTGATGTTTTTGCAATTATGGGGGaactccaccaaatttttttattgccttctcgCTTCCAGAGAATGTCTTCTCAATCTCATTTCTGTCAGTTCTCTGGTTTCtatggaaaaaatttaaaatgacttTTCAGCAGTCATCTTTCGGGGGCTGACTGTATATCTATATATAGCATAGCATAGCATAGCATATATATAGCATAGCTATAGCATAGCctactccaaaaaaaaaaaaaaatatgcatcAATACTACTAATAGTTTATAACTTCTTATGTGGCTGGTGACAAAAGAGCATACGAAAGTTGTATGCCACTTTTTTCATCGCttgcaattcaaaaatttttttcatcgcttgcaattcaaaaatgcaaaatttttagCAAATGTTTAATCATCATTTTCTCATTCAGATGTTGCTCAAGAACGTAGTCATAACGCACTTTTCGCCAGTGTAGAAAATTTTAAATCTTCCACCTTGAAAAAAACTGATACTAGAGAGAAGATTGTATTACCTAACGCGAAAGGTAAATATCAGGTATCGAACATACAGCTAATGAATTGAAGTGGTTGTTACTCTAATGAGCTAACAGTATTAGCAGACGTCCATTACGTCTAATACCCTCTTAAAATAATCCACATCGGACATTTTGCGATTAACAATGCTTTGTTTGAACTAATTGTGTGGTTGAAAATACTCTCTTCAGAACTATCTTCCTGCTGTGCCTCATTGATCTTGATTTCCATTTCAGATGTTGCAGcggaaaaaaacgaaaaagcATTAATTCAGGGTATTGAACATTTCGAAAAGACCAAATTGAAACATACAGAAACTCAGGAAAAGAATCCACTGCCTGATAAAGAAGGTAGGTTAATTTCAAAGGTATTAATTACTTATTGCATGATTAATAAGTCAAACACTGTTATTAGCTTGTCGATTTCGGCAACAGCTGAGAATTCCAAAAGAAACTTGATAGATTTATTGCTTTTCGAAACATTCGAACTTggatttgaactttttttttgagagCAATAATTGTCTTGAATGGCTCTATGCGTGCACATCAAATCCCATATAATTCTCGCAGTGAATGATTGCTTGATCATGAGGCGAACTTAGTAATGTAAGAGTTGAGTGTAATATAAAGATTAAAGTAATTTAGAAATAAAAGATTCTAAAAGATAAGAGCAAACTACCTTAAGGTCAACTTTTCGCTCTATAAACCGACAATTAGGGCTCTGGATTATAAAGTAGAATACGAGACTTCGACAATAACAGAATAAATGGTTATAAATAAGCAAAAACCACATTTTAAATAGATGAAAAATTGACAATAAGTCAAACAGAAGAAGTTTCAGtacataatttcaaatatgaattttattCTCTGTAAATAAAATATACAGATAGTCCAGAAAGTATTTGATATGGGAAAAAAAGCATGATTAGTCGAAAAAACTCTTActaaaaactgttttttttttattgatgtcTAAACATTTTCTTGAAATGAATATGGTCAATTCTAAGTTTTCACATATGTAACTCGAAAAAATTTGGGCTATAGCTTAGGAAATGTTTTATGTCGTGTATAGATTTTTCTTGATGAATATTCTGAGAAGCAATAATTCAGGTCAAAACCGAAGCCTTTTTTCATCAGTTTATTCCTGTTATGCCTCAGGAAATTAGATCTATATAACTAAACGAGATGCACGTTTCCAAGCTGTGCATGCAAACGTAATAACCAAagaccttttttttttgttttattttgctttttatttatttttgcttgCTTTTGCATGACAGTTGTCTTACAAGAGAAAACCCATCAGAATCTTTTGGGTGGAGTAGAACATTTcgataaaacaacaatgaaacaTACAACAACAACAGAGAAAGTTGTCTTGCCTGATAGTGAAGGttagtgaaaaaaattgatgttaTAACACAACCCCATCATTTGCCAGTTGTGGAAAATCTAAAACgcatgatttttgttgaatgaaCCTTCTTTTCTGCTGAAAAATATTGTCTAATGAAAATATGTTGTTTTTCAGTTATCCAATTAGAAAAAGGACAAAGACAGCTCATTTCTGGAATAGAAAATTTCGATAGCTCCAAATTGAAACATGCAGAGACATGTGAGAAAAATCCTCTACCCACAAAAGAAATTATCGATCAAGAAAAGAGTGCATAAGACTGTGGTTCTCATTGATGTCAGTCATTTAAAATTCCTGAAATTGATGATATGTCACATAAAATCAATTGAGAATTATTGGCAACGAGTAATAAATGGGCAAGTTCACATTCTCGTGGAAGAACTCTGGGAATAAATTCATAATTCTTGATTCCTTTTATGTATGTACTCTATAAGCTCATGccaattttatattattttatactTTTTTACATATTCATCTATTTATAAAGGTAATACTGAAGATTTGCAATTGTAGGATTAGCTTTTACTTCCAAATTTTGATACTActaatattttattatcaagATCTTATTTTATTAAGAATGTAGAATTTCAATGTAAAGTTGATTTTGCATGATGGTGCTTAAATAAACATCAAAATTGTATTTGTTGGTATTTCATTCAgtccaaaaaaaattgcatgtttatgctgataaaatatatttttgtttgGTATATCTAGACAGTTATGCCCAACACTGACCTATCGAAATATTTATCCAAGCGGAAGATGGGTAAAACTTGGCTTCAGTTATGGCTTCGCCATTCCCGTGcaattaaaataacattttagttttattttgacattgcctTCTAGGAAACGGAATTAGAATTAGAAACAAATAACGTCTCACGTTCAGGTTCCCATACAATGTGCGATTGTCTGTAGTCCGTCACCTGAACAGGAGAAGGAGA includes the following:
- the LOC123315525 gene encoding thymosin beta isoform X1, with the translated sequence MSCPMPAPPALKDLPKVAGDLKSELEAFKATNLKNADTQEKIVLPSAEDVAAEKNEKALIQGIEHFEKTKLKHTETQEKNPLPDKEVVLQEKTHQNLLGGVEHFDKTTMKHTTTTEKVVLPDSEVIQLEKGQRQLISGIENFDSSKLKHAETCEKNPLPTKEIIDQEKSA
- the LOC123315525 gene encoding thymosin beta isoform X2, whose product is MSCPMPAPPALKDLPKVAGDLKSELEAFKATNLKNADTQEKIVLPSAEDVAAEKNEKALIQGIEHFEKTKLKHTETQEKNPLPDKEVIQLEKGQRQLISGIENFDSSKLKHAETCEKNPLPTKEIIDQEKSA